From Solanum lycopersicum chromosome 8, SLM_r2.1, the proteins below share one genomic window:
- the LOC101246944 gene encoding conserved oligomeric Golgi complex subunit 2 codes for MQDLQSLPPPSPQSTHAPPRSATDLFGDPTDPNPPQWLNPTLFQSQDFDPESYISDLRTFVPLETLRSELRSHFTSLQRDLVDLINRDYADFVSLSTKLTDVDAAVVRMRAPLFEIREKIDGFRNAVEGSLAALQNRLKQRADAVEAREVLELLLDTFHVVSKVEKLIKELPSGQTDYVESGSNLRETQSMLLERIASEMNRLKFYISHAQNMPFIENMEKRIQNASSLLDTSLGHCLVDGLEYRDANAIYNCLRAYAAIDNTKNAEETFRSTIVGPLIQKVIPQNPSGVVGGSSGNELEEDYVKIKKYIEDDCKFLLDISSIENSGLHVSSFLANSILKEVHYAIQKGKPVVFSPGRPTVFLKNYKASLNFLAHLEGYCPSRSEVVKFRSEAAYIEFMKQWNVGVYFSLRFQEIAGALDSALSVAGLVPVASDQRKPQDLILKQSISLLECLRSCWRDDVLVLSCSDRFLRLSLQLMSRFSSWLSAGLAARKAGNVGSNPGFEWAISAVPDDLVYIIHDLNRLGEEVCGDYLEHILELLKSCPAEVCDFVNQSILQGGKSLKGLLPIVMSAIIETIVEKCVEDLRQLKGITATYRMTNKPLPVRHSPYVSGVLRPLKEFLEGERAATCLNNETRNELLQGAALEITQRYYDLTSELVNMSRRTESSLQKLRLGAQRRAGASSDVSDHNLSETDKICMQLFLDIQEYARSLSLLGVDAASIPPYQSLWQCVAPAERKNTISF; via the coding sequence ATGCAAGATCTTCAATCTCTACCACCCCCTTCACCACAATCGACTCACGCGCCACCACGCTCCGCCACAGACCTGTTCGGAGACCCAACTGACCCAAATCCACCACAATGGCTAAACCCCACATTGTTCCAATCTCAAGATTTCGATCCAGAATCATATATCTCCGATTTACGCACCTTTGTTCCCCTTGAAACTCTCCGTTCAGAGCTCCGTTCTCACTTCACGTCGCTACAGCGTGACCTTGTGGATCTCATCAATAGAGATTATGCTGATTTTGTTAGCCTTAGTACGAAGCTTACTGATGTTGATGCTGCTGTTGTGCGTATGAGGGCTCCGTTGTTTGAGATCAGGGAGAAAATTGATGGTTTTCGTAATGCTGTTGAAGGGTCTCTTGCTGCTTTACAAAACAGGCTTAAACAAAGAGCTGATGCTGTAGAAGCCAGGGAAGTTCTTGAACTTTTGCTTGATACTTTTCATGTTGTTTCTAAAGTTGAAAAATTGATTAAGGAGTTACCAAGTGGACAAACTGATTATGTTGAGAGTGGATCTAATTTGAGGGAAACTCAAAGTATGTTACTAGAGAGAATTGCTAGTGAAATGAATAGGCTAAAGTTTTATATTTCTCATGCACAAAATATGCCTTTTATTGAGAATATGGAGAAGAGAATACAAAATGCTAGTTCTTTATTAGATACAAGCTTAGGACATTGTCTTGTAGATGGACTTGAATATAGGGATGCAAATGCTATATATAACTGCTTGCGTGCGTATGCTGCTATTGATAATACCAAGAATGCTGAGGAAACTTTTCGATCGACTATAGTGGGACCTTTGATCCAAAAAGTTATCCCGCAAAATCCGTCTGGAGTCGTTGGTGGATCATCTGGAAATGAACTTGAGGAGGATTATGTTAAGATCAAGAAATATATAGAGGATGATTGTAAGTTTCTATTGGATATATCCTCTATTGAGAATTCGGGTCTACATGTTTCTAGCTTCCTTGCGAATTCTATCCTTAAAGAGGTTCACTACGCTATCCAGAAAGGAAAACCAGTGGTGTTCTCTCCCGGAAGGCCTACTGTGtttctaaaaaattacaaaGCAAGCTTGAATTTCCTGGCACATTTAGAAGGTTACTGTCCCTCGCGATCTGAAGTAGTGAAGTTTCGGTCCGAAGCTGCATATATTGAGTTTATGAAGCAATGGAATGTGGGTGTCTATTTCTCATTGAGGTTCCAAGAGATAGCTGGGGCTCTTGATTCAGCACTTAGTGTTGCTGGTCTCGTCCCGGTGGCCTCTGACCAGAGGAAGCCTCAAGACTTGATTTTGAAGCAGAGTATTTCTCTTTTAGAGTGCTTAAGATCTTGCTGGAGAGATGATGTTCTTGTCCTATCTTGCTCAGACAGGTTCTTGCGTTTGTCTTTGCAACTTATGTCCAGATTCTCAAGCTGGTTATCTGCCGGATTGGCTGCTCGTAAAGCTGGTAATGTGGGCTCAAACCCAGGATTTGAATGGGCTATTTCTGCAGTCCCTGACGACTTAGTATACATAATTCACGATTTGAACCGTTTGGGGGAGGAAGTGTGTGGTGATTACCTTGAACACATACTTGAGTTGCTCAAGTCATGCCCTGCTGAAGTTTGTGATTTTGTAAACCAGAGTATTTTACAAGGTGGGAAGTCCCTGAAGGGTCTTTTACCAATTGTGATGAGTGCAATAATTGAGACAATAGTTGAGAAATGTGTAGAGGACTTGAGGCAGTTGAAAGGGATAACTGCTACCTACAGGATGACTAACAAGCCTCTCCCAGTCAGGCATTCTCCATACGTCTCTGGAGTATTGCGTCCATTGAAGGAGTTTTTGGAGGGAGAAAGGGCTGCAACTTGTCTGAATAATGAGACAAGGAATGAGCTCTTGCAAGGTGCTGCTTTGGAAATAACTCAACGTTACTATGATTTAACGTCAGAACTTGTGAATATGAGTAGAAGAACGGAATCTTCTCTTCAAAAACTACGTTTGGGTGCTCAAAGGCGAGCTGGAGCAAGCTCAGATGTCTCGGATCACAATTTGTCTGAAACTGACAAGATCTGCATGCAACTATTTCTTGATATTCAGGAATATGCCCGAAGCCTTTCATTACTTGGGGTGGATGCAGCTAGTATTCCACCTTATCAATCATTATGGCAGTGTGTTGCCCCTGCCGAGAGAAAAAACACAATAAGCTTCTAG
- the LOC101247542 gene encoding probable folate-biopterin transporter 2 isoform X1 encodes MGGEEKLQIIHSEGEEAKLQNIHSEDEEVQESKHNNGICSSICAPVNWFKMLTMELHWNFVFSVVIVYGVSQGLGGAFSRISTEYYMKDVQKVQPSESQVYSGITSIPWMVKPLWGLFTDAVPILGYRRRPYFLFAGSLGVFSMLFLSLHKNLHIVLALLSLTAGSAAVAIADVTVDACVAQNSGSHPSLAADMQSLCALSSSIGALVGFSLSGILVHLLGPMGVYGLLSIPAGLVILVGVLLKESPTHSFAYQQVNQNLTDAAKAMWNTLKCPEVWRPCLYMYLSFAVSVDIQEGMFYWATDAKGGPHFSKEYIGYISAVASIGSLLGAILYQYGLKDHSFRDLLFWTQLLFGLSGMLDLVLVLRLNLKIGIPDYFFMVMDASVTQLVGRLKWMPLLVLSSKLCPPGIEGTFFALLMSIDNTGLLTSTWFGGLLLHIFKITRTKFHNLWLAILIRNILRITPLFILFLIPRSDPNSSILPDEMSDSKETTGTSTTQNENIELVALVHNMDTR; translated from the exons ATGGGGGGAGAAGAGAAACTTCAAATTATTCATAGTGAGGGGGAAGAAGCCAAACTTCAAAATATTCATAGTGAGGATGAGGAAGTGCAAGAAAGTAAGCATAATAATGGGATCTGTAGTTCTATTTGTGCTCCAGTCAACTGGTTCAAAATGCTTACTATGGAATTACACTGGAATTTTGTGTTTAGTGTGGTGATTGTATATGGAGTAAGCCAAGGACTTGGTGGAGCTTTTTCCAGAATAAGCACAGAGTACTATATGAAGGATGTACAAAAAGTGCAACCTTCTGAATCTCAGGTTTACTCAGGGATAACTTCAATCCCCTGGATGGTCAAGCCTCTATGGGGTCTTTTCACTGATGCTGTTCCCATTTTGGGGTATCGTCGCAGACCTTATTTCTTGTTTGCGG GTTCTCTTGGAGTTTTCTCTATGCTGTTCTTATCGTTGCACAAAAACTTGCATATTGTGCTTGCACTGCTCTCCTTGACAGCAGGAAGTGCTGCGGTTGCTATAGCTGACGTGACTGTTGATGCATGTGTGGCACAAAACAGTGGTTCTCATCCTTCTCTTGCAGCTGATATGCAAAGCTTATGTGCCTTGAGTTCCTCCATTGGGGCACTAGTGGGATTTTCTTTAAGTGGTATATTAGTTCATTTACTTGGCCCTATG GGGGTATATGGCTTATTGTCCATACCAGCCGGGCTTGTTATTTTGGTAGGAGTTTTGCTCAAGGAATCTCCTACACACAGCTTTGCTTATCAACAG GTTAATCAGAACTTAACTGATGCTGCCAAGGCTATGTGGAATACTTTGAAATGCCCGGAAGTTTGGCGACCATGTCTTTATATGTACTTATCCTTTGCGGTGAGTGTAGATATCCAGGAAGGTATGTTCTACTGGGCAACAGATGCAAAGGGAGGACCACATTTTTCAAAG GAGTATATTGGATACATATCAGCAGTAGCCTCCATTGGATCACTATTAGGGGCTATACTGTACCAATATGGATTAAAAGACCATTCTTTTCGAGACCTGCTCTTTTGGACTCAGTTATTGTTTGGTCTATCAGGAATGCTAGATTTGGTGCTAGTGTTgcgtttaaatttgaaaatcgGTATACCTGATTATTTCTTCATGGTGATGGATGCAAGTGTAACTCAGTTGGTTGGACGACTAAAGTGGATGCCACTTCTTGTTCTAAGTTCCAAGCTGTGTCCTCCTGGCATTGAAGGCACCTTTTTTGCCTTGCTCATGTCAATTGACAATACTGGACTTCTGACATCAACATGGTTTGGTGGATTGTTGCTTCATATCTTCAAAATTACAAGGACAAAGTTTCATAATCTCTGGCTAGCCATTTTGATAAGGAACATTTTGAGAATCACTCCACTTTTTATACTGTTTTTGATTCCCAGAAGTGATCCTAACTCCTCTATCCTTCCTGATGAGATGTCTGATTCAAAAGAAACCACTGGAACCTCAACAACTCAGAATGAAAATATCGAACTTGTCGCTCTGGTTCACAACATGGATACTAGATAG
- the LOC101246362 gene encoding probable monogalactosyldiacylglycerol synthase, chloroplastic, whose protein sequence is MMQHSSVTQESANPFGFVSQKAPFVFNYSNSNSNLDACSSLLSNYLYFDSRGKNDFLNCINKPKAVSLLSLTVSSRSASSRISEVLFQFNKAIRFHCEKIPLGFASVGGGVHCGESNGVREEGSVLENEGIPVNGVESEPSKKVLILMSDTGGGHRASAEAIRAAFNEEYGDKYQVFITDLWTEHTPWPFNQLPRSYNFLVKHGSLWRMTYYATAPRLVHQTNFAATSTFIAREVAKGLMKYQPDIIISVHPLMQHVPLRILRSKGLLKKIIFTTVVTDLSTCHPTWFHKLVTRCYCPSEEVAKRALKAGLNSSQIKVYGLPVRPSFVKPVPPKVELRKELGMEDHLPTVLLMGGGEGMGPIEATARALGDALYDETIGEPIGQVLIICGRNKKLFNRLTSVQWKVPVQVKGFVTKMEECMGACDCIITKAGPGTIAEAMIRGLPIILNGYIAGQEAGNVPYVIENGFGKYSKSPKKIASIVAQWFGPKQDELRIMSQNALRLSRPDAVFKIVHDMHELVRRKNFVPQYCPA, encoded by the exons ATGATGCAGCATTCTTCTGTGACTCAAGAATCTGCTAACCCTTTTGGTTTTGTATCTCAAAAAGCCCCCTTTGTATTCAATTATTCAAATAGTAACTCTAATTTAGATGCATGTTCAAGTTTGCTGTCTAATTACTTGTATTTTGATTCTAGGGGaaagaatgattttttgaaTTGCATCAATAAGCCAAAGGCTGTATCTTTATTGAGTTTGACTGTTAGTAGTAGGAGTGCTTCATCAAGAATTAGTGAAGTACTTTTTCAGTTTAACAAGGCTATTAGATTCCATTGTGAGAAAATCCCTCTTGGGTTTGCCTCAGTTGGTGGAGGGGTTCATTGTGGGGAGAGCAATGGGGTTAGAGAAGAGGGGAGTGTACTGGAGAATGAGGGGATACCCGTCAATGGTGTCGAATCAGAACCTTCAAAAAAGGTTCTTATTTTGATGAGTGATACTGGTGGTGGTCACAGAGCATCTGCTGAAGCTATTAGGGCAGCATTCAATGAAGAATATGGAGATAAATATCAG GTGTTTATTACTGATTTGTGGACAGAACATACACCCTGGCCTTTCAATCAATTGCCACGGAGTTACAACTTCTTAGTGAAACATGGCTCTCTGTGGAGAATGACATATTATGCTACTGCTCCTCGTTTAGTTCATCAAACTAATTTTGCTGCTACATCTACATTTATAGCTCG TGAGGTTGCTAAAGGTTTAATGAAATATCAGCCTGATATTATTATCAGTGTTCATCCTCTAATGCAGCATGTGCCTCTTCGCATTTTGAGGTCCAAAGGTCTCttgaagaaaatcatatttaccACTGTTGTAACAGATTTAAGCACTTGCCATCCTACATG GTTTCACAAACTTGTTACGAGGTGCTACTGTCCATCAGAAGAGGTAGCAAAACGAGCATTGAAGGCTGGTCTCAATTCATCTCAAATAAAAGTTTATGGGCTTCCTGTACGACCGTCATTTGTGAAGCCAGTTCCTCCCAAG GTTGAACTTAGGAAGGAACTTGGAATGGAGGATCATCTCCCAACAGTACTACTGATGGGTGGTGGAGAAGGAATGGGCCCAATAGAGGCTACTGCTCGAGCACTTGGAGATGCATTGTATGATGAAACTATAGGGGAGCCAATTGGTCAGGTCCTAATAATATGCGGGCGCAATAAGAAGCTTTTCAACAGATTGACTTCAGTGCAGTGGAAAGTTCCTGTTCAG GTAAAGGGGTTTGTCACTAAAATGGAGGAATGCATGGGTGCTTGTGATTGCATTATTACTAAG GCTGGTCCGGGGACTATTGCGGAAGCCATGATTCGTGGACTGCCTATAATTCTTAATGGTTACATTGCTGGTCAG GAAGCTGGAAATGTGCCATATGTTATCGAGAATGGATTCGGGAAATACTCAAAGTCACCTAAAAAGATAGCCAGTATAGTCGCGCAGTGGTTTGGTCCCAAACAAGATGAACTCAGAATCATGTCCCAAAATGCTCTAAGGCTATCAAGGCCAGATGCTGTATTTAAGATAGTACATGACATGCATGAATTGGTCAGACGGAAAAATTTTGTACCACAGTATTGTCCTGCTTAA
- the LOC101248122 gene encoding enhancer of rudimentary homolog, whose product MANRHTIVLMQTSQNRATRTFMDYESISQAMDGICALYERKLKELNPAIREITYDISDLYNFIDGLADMSALVYDHSIQAYLPYDRQWIKQKTLQHLKKLASQR is encoded by the exons ATG GCAAACAGGCACACTATTGTTCTCATGCAGACATCTCAGAACCGAGCAACTCGCACTTTCATGGATTACGAGTCAATAAGTCAAGCAATGGATG GAATTTGTGCTTTGTATGAGAGGAAACTCAAGGAATTAAACCCAGCCATCAGAGAAATCACTTACGACATTTCAGATCTTTACAATTTCATAGATGGCCTTGCTGATATGAGTGCATTAGT GTATGATCACTCAATCCAGGCTTACCTCCCCTATGACCGGCAGTGGATAAAACAGAAAACATTGCAACACCTGAAAAAACTGGCATCGCAGAGATAA
- the LOC101246647 gene encoding uncharacterized protein — protein sequence MDKGKAVMGMGRRWAVDFTDNSTSSPSRDIPDPLGFTRASQDQDDSTLSREKKNAEANWKSQKAWEVAQAPFKNLMMMGFMMWMAGSTVHLFSIGITVSALWQPVSALQGVGKVFEPYKDSKVDLLGPKLVFIALNLVGLGLGVWKLNTLGLLPTHASDWVSSLPPAQEVEYSGGGFF from the exons ATGGATAAAGGTAAAGCAGTGATGGGTATGGGGCGTAGATGGGCAGTAGACTTCACAGATAATTCGACTTCTTCTCCCTCTCGTGACATCCCTGATCCACTTGGATTCACTCGAGCTTCTCAAGATcag GATGATTCAACTTTGAGCCGTGAAAAGAAGAACGCTGAAGCCAATTGGAAGTCCCAG AAAGCGTGGGAAGTGGCACAAGCACCTTTCAAGAATTTGATGATGATGGGCTTCATGATGTGGATGGCTGGAAGCACAGTTCATTTGTTTAGCATTGGTATTACAGTTTCAGCTCTGTGGCAGCCTGTAAGTGCTCTTCAAGGAGTTGGGAAAG TTTTTGAGCCTTACAAGGACAGCAAAGTGGATCTTCTTGGGCCAAAATTAGTATTTATTGCGCTCAATCTAGTGGGTTTAGGACTGGGCGTCTGGAAG CTTAACACTTTGGGTCTTCTTCCAACTCATGCGTCAGATTGGGTTTCATCCTTGCCACCTGCCCAG GAGGTTGAGTATTCTGGTGGAGGTTTCTTCTGA
- the LOC101247542 gene encoding probable folate-biopterin transporter 2 isoform X2 produces MLFPFWGSLGVFSMLFLSLHKNLHIVLALLSLTAGSAAVAIADVTVDACVAQNSGSHPSLAADMQSLCALSSSIGALVGFSLSGILVHLLGPMGVYGLLSIPAGLVILVGVLLKESPTHSFAYQQVNQNLTDAAKAMWNTLKCPEVWRPCLYMYLSFAVSVDIQEGMFYWATDAKGGPHFSKEYIGYISAVASIGSLLGAILYQYGLKDHSFRDLLFWTQLLFGLSGMLDLVLVLRLNLKIGIPDYFFMVMDASVTQLVGRLKWMPLLVLSSKLCPPGIEGTFFALLMSIDNTGLLTSTWFGGLLLHIFKITRTKFHNLWLAILIRNILRITPLFILFLIPRSDPNSSILPDEMSDSKETTGTSTTQNENIELVALVHNMDTR; encoded by the exons ATGCTGTTCCCATTTTGGG GTTCTCTTGGAGTTTTCTCTATGCTGTTCTTATCGTTGCACAAAAACTTGCATATTGTGCTTGCACTGCTCTCCTTGACAGCAGGAAGTGCTGCGGTTGCTATAGCTGACGTGACTGTTGATGCATGTGTGGCACAAAACAGTGGTTCTCATCCTTCTCTTGCAGCTGATATGCAAAGCTTATGTGCCTTGAGTTCCTCCATTGGGGCACTAGTGGGATTTTCTTTAAGTGGTATATTAGTTCATTTACTTGGCCCTATG GGGGTATATGGCTTATTGTCCATACCAGCCGGGCTTGTTATTTTGGTAGGAGTTTTGCTCAAGGAATCTCCTACACACAGCTTTGCTTATCAACAG GTTAATCAGAACTTAACTGATGCTGCCAAGGCTATGTGGAATACTTTGAAATGCCCGGAAGTTTGGCGACCATGTCTTTATATGTACTTATCCTTTGCGGTGAGTGTAGATATCCAGGAAGGTATGTTCTACTGGGCAACAGATGCAAAGGGAGGACCACATTTTTCAAAG GAGTATATTGGATACATATCAGCAGTAGCCTCCATTGGATCACTATTAGGGGCTATACTGTACCAATATGGATTAAAAGACCATTCTTTTCGAGACCTGCTCTTTTGGACTCAGTTATTGTTTGGTCTATCAGGAATGCTAGATTTGGTGCTAGTGTTgcgtttaaatttgaaaatcgGTATACCTGATTATTTCTTCATGGTGATGGATGCAAGTGTAACTCAGTTGGTTGGACGACTAAAGTGGATGCCACTTCTTGTTCTAAGTTCCAAGCTGTGTCCTCCTGGCATTGAAGGCACCTTTTTTGCCTTGCTCATGTCAATTGACAATACTGGACTTCTGACATCAACATGGTTTGGTGGATTGTTGCTTCATATCTTCAAAATTACAAGGACAAAGTTTCATAATCTCTGGCTAGCCATTTTGATAAGGAACATTTTGAGAATCACTCCACTTTTTATACTGTTTTTGATTCCCAGAAGTGATCCTAACTCCTCTATCCTTCCTGATGAGATGTCTGATTCAAAAGAAACCACTGGAACCTCAACAACTCAGAATGAAAATATCGAACTTGTCGCTCTGGTTCACAACATGGATACTAGATAG
- the LOC101247238 gene encoding mediator of RNA polymerase II transcription subunit 30 codes for MEDKGTITSPKTIQELAVEGQKHLEDTIEAAHQILSAMNDELCNPSLWSTLNTAAASSAVAVAGGGVGASGVLSNGQQHHTNGDISSDTSSSSSASAQHLDIGGGALDESRLRYKSSIASLRSVLTAISNSQKAKALEAASASGSLSAADQAEIEQLEDRASSLKKELVDKNKHLKLLIDQLRDLLADLCTWQSPCST; via the exons ATGGAGGATAAAGGCACAATTACAAGCCCTAAAACCATACAAGAACTAGCAGTAGAAGGGCAAAAGCATTTAGAAGATACAATAGAAGCAGCACATCAAATTCTCTCCGCCATGAACGATGAACTCTGTAATCCATCACTTTGGTCCACTCTAAATACAGCTGCTGCTTCTTCTGCGGTGGCGGTGGCCGGTGGAGGAGTTGGTGCTAGTGGTGTTTTGAGTAATGGACAGCAGCACCATACAAACGGCGACATTTCGTCTGATACTTCTTCGTCTTCTTCTGCTTCAGCTCAGCATTTGGATATTGGTGGTGGTGCTCTTGATGAATCTCGTCTGCGTTATAAGTCCTCTATTGCTTCCTTGCGTTCTGTTCTTACTGCAATTTCTAATTCCCAAAAG GCAAAAGCATTGGAAGCTGCTTCTGCTAGTGGTTCACTATCTGCAGCAGATCAAGCGGAAATTGAGCAGCTGGAAGACCGGGCCTCTTCATTAAAGAAG GAGCTTGTAGACAAGAACAAGCATCTCAAACTTCTGATTGACCAGCTTCGAGATCTTCTTGCTGACCTATGTACATGGCAGAGTCCCTGTTCTACATGA